A genomic window from Oceanobacillus timonensis includes:
- a CDS encoding bile acid:sodium symporter family protein, with amino-acid sequence MKALIRLSNFSNKYFAFITILVAVAAFFLPDGFNWLNNYMTILLGIVMFGMGLTMTPNDFKLVLTKPVPVIIGVILQFTIMPLLAFGIAKLLNLPPALAAGIILVGSVPGGTASNVMVYLAKGNVALSITMTSVSTMLAPIMTPVLLYLLAGQWIPVDPFAMFLSIIQVIIVPIVLGIIFQRFFPTAVGKSIEVLPLISVIAISGVVAAVVSGNTENIASSGLLIFVTVLLHNWSGLLLGFLVATLLRLNEETRRAISIEVGIQNAGLGTTLASAHFAAQPLTALPGAIAVVMHVISGSILASIWSRIPLNKRKSNKRDIA; translated from the coding sequence ATGAAAGCATTAATCCGTCTCAGTAATTTTTCGAATAAGTATTTTGCATTCATCACCATTTTAGTCGCTGTGGCCGCATTCTTTCTGCCAGATGGTTTTAATTGGTTAAATAACTATATGACTATTTTGCTTGGTATCGTCATGTTTGGAATGGGTCTCACTATGACACCAAACGATTTTAAACTGGTGTTAACCAAACCAGTGCCTGTCATTATTGGCGTTATTTTGCAATTTACCATCATGCCATTACTTGCATTTGGAATTGCAAAACTTTTGAATTTACCGCCTGCTCTAGCAGCTGGAATTATTTTAGTAGGTTCTGTTCCCGGTGGTACCGCATCGAATGTGATGGTATATCTCGCAAAAGGAAATGTTGCATTATCCATTACAATGACATCTGTATCCACCATGCTGGCACCGATAATGACACCGGTACTTTTGTATCTTCTAGCCGGGCAATGGATTCCAGTAGATCCGTTTGCGATGTTTTTATCCATCATTCAAGTAATTATTGTTCCTATCGTTTTAGGAATTATCTTTCAAAGATTTTTCCCAACAGCGGTTGGAAAAAGCATCGAAGTATTGCCGCTGATTTCGGTTATAGCTATTTCAGGTGTTGTGGCAGCCGTCGTTTCTGGAAATACAGAAAACATTGCATCTTCAGGGCTGCTCATTTTTGTTACGGTTCTCTTGCATAATTGGTCCGGGCTGCTTCTTGGCTTTTTAGTCGCTACCCTACTGCGGCTCAATGAAGAAACAAGAAGAGCGATATCCATCGAGGTCGGCATTCAAAATGCCGGATTAGGTACCACCTTAGCGAGCGCTCACTTTGCAGCACAGCCATTGACTGCTTTGCCTGGTGCCATCGCAGTTGTGATGCACGTAATCAGCGGTTCGATTCTTGCATCTATCTGGTCAAGAATACCGTTGAATAAAAGAAAATCAAATAAAAGAGATATTGCTTAA
- a CDS encoding GNAT family N-acetyltransferase produces the protein MYTDNNLTIRPIEENDLPRLWELIFKEEKPEWKKWDAPYFPHQAKSYETFLLEQAQWVASEKHRVIEVDGHIRGTVSYYWEHEPSYWLEMGIVLHEAGSWGKGIGTRALKLWMNHLFTQLPLVRLGLTTWSGNRRMIRVAEKLGMQMEARIRKVRYYNGEYYDSIRMGILREEWEQQHYSVS, from the coding sequence ATATATACAGATAATAACCTAACCATTCGACCAATCGAAGAAAACGACCTGCCTCGTCTGTGGGAACTAATTTTTAAAGAAGAGAAACCGGAATGGAAAAAATGGGATGCTCCTTATTTTCCACATCAGGCAAAATCATACGAAACCTTTTTATTAGAGCAAGCGCAGTGGGTAGCTTCTGAAAAACACCGTGTGATTGAAGTGGATGGCCATATTAGAGGTACTGTTTCTTATTATTGGGAACATGAGCCTTCCTACTGGCTGGAGATGGGCATTGTCTTGCATGAAGCGGGTTCATGGGGAAAAGGCATCGGCACCCGGGCTTTGAAATTATGGATGAATCACCTTTTTACTCAGTTACCGCTCGTTCGTCTCGGTTTAACGACTTGGTCCGGCAACAGGCGCATGATTCGAGTAGCAGAGAAGCTCGGTATGCAGATGGAAGCACGGATTCGCAAAGTCCGGTATTATAACGGAGAATACTATGACTCCATCCGTATGGGGATACTGCGTGAGGAATGGGAGCAGCAGCATTATAGTGTATCTTAA
- a CDS encoding ABC transporter ATP-binding protein, giving the protein MDQLVELKDINKTYGKKNVLYDISLQIREKQIIAILGGNGSGKSTFLRIAAGIERPNAGRVIYTDKNIRIGYVPERFPKYLRFTPDEYLYYIGKISGVPDAVLKQRISSLLHRFQLDTWRDRRINELSKGNVQKVGIVQAILHRPDVLILDEPLSGLDFTAQQELVSILSELKEQGTTTLLTYHESSIFEKVVDQTYYIKDRHLREEPFTEKETIKQIEVKGLNVTDVQEWKEILDTVKREDHLLLYVRSENSNQILTRILALQGSVEYVGNIDLKKNEE; this is encoded by the coding sequence ATGGATCAACTTGTAGAGCTAAAGGATATCAACAAAACATATGGGAAGAAAAATGTGTTATACGATATTTCATTACAGATAAGGGAAAAACAGATTATTGCTATATTAGGAGGAAACGGCAGCGGTAAAAGTACATTTTTGCGCATAGCGGCAGGAATCGAACGGCCGAATGCAGGGCGGGTCATATATACGGATAAAAATATTCGGATAGGCTATGTACCAGAACGGTTTCCGAAATATCTTCGTTTTACTCCGGACGAATATTTGTACTATATTGGGAAGATAAGCGGTGTTCCAGATGCTGTGCTCAAACAGCGTATTTCATCATTACTGCATCGGTTCCAATTAGATACATGGCGTGACCGTCGAATAAACGAATTATCTAAAGGAAATGTCCAAAAGGTAGGTATTGTTCAAGCTATCCTTCACCGGCCAGATGTATTGATTTTAGATGAACCTTTATCCGGATTGGATTTTACTGCGCAGCAGGAATTAGTTTCCATTTTAAGTGAGTTAAAAGAGCAGGGGACAACCACGTTATTAACCTATCATGAATCATCCATTTTTGAAAAAGTGGTTGACCAAACTTATTACATCAAAGATAGACATTTAAGAGAAGAACCATTCACAGAAAAAGAGACGATCAAACAGATTGAAGTGAAGGGTTTAAACGTTACCGATGTACAGGAATGGAAGGAAATACTGGATACAGTAAAGAGGGAAGACCATTTATTGTTATATGTCCGCTCCGAAAACAGTAATCAGATTCTGACCAGAATTCTTGCATTACAGGGAAGTGTGGAGTACGTCGGCAATATCGATTTAAAAAAGAATGAAGAATAA
- a CDS encoding metallophosphoesterase family protein translates to MRLAFVSDIHGNAEALDAVLQDIKGRNIDKTYILGDLCFRGPEPKRALDLVRETNTEVIKGNADEWVVRGIRTGEVPDEAYSIMNKECDWSYAKLAEEDLDYLKNLPEELNLAFGKVSIHAFHATPESLFEVVQPTESDEVLSEKLMAREADIHIYAHIHKSYIRYIDGKCLINTGSVGLPFYRLNMASYAIVDIKENSYECSIVRVKYNTEKVIEQLNSFDYPNTEFIANVLT, encoded by the coding sequence ATGAGACTGGCATTTGTATCTGATATACATGGCAATGCAGAAGCGCTTGATGCAGTATTGCAAGATATCAAAGGAAGAAATATTGATAAAACGTATATTCTCGGTGATCTCTGCTTTAGAGGACCAGAACCGAAACGCGCACTTGATTTAGTAAGGGAAACAAATACAGAAGTGATTAAGGGAAATGCAGATGAATGGGTTGTTCGCGGTATACGTACAGGAGAAGTTCCAGATGAAGCTTATTCCATCATGAACAAGGAATGTGACTGGTCTTATGCAAAATTAGCTGAGGAAGACCTGGATTATTTAAAAAATTTACCGGAAGAATTAAATCTGGCATTTGGGAAAGTGAGTATACATGCATTTCATGCCACACCGGAAAGCTTATTTGAAGTAGTGCAGCCAACGGAAAGTGATGAAGTGTTAAGTGAGAAATTAATGGCGAGGGAAGCGGATATCCATATTTATGCGCATATCCATAAATCATATATTCGGTATATAGATGGAAAGTGTCTTATCAATACCGGCAGTGTCGGTTTACCTTTTTACAGGCTGAATATGGCCTCTTATGCTATCGTGGATATAAAAGAGAATAGCTATGAATGTTCGATTGTCAGGGTGAAATATAATACGGAAAAAGTGATCGAACAGTTAAACAGCTTCGATTATCCAAATACCGAATTTATTGCCAATGTTTTAACGTAA
- a CDS encoding SLC13 family permease has protein sequence MNYLTSTWQELWKQHRRTKSVLNVFAIHKKEAAKKEDIKKRQETAVKDNANQEQGQPENSGNEPPKKPYSRAQIIGFILGPLLFALTMLLFQPEGLSTEGKAVLAITLWVATWWITEALPIPATSLLPLILLPITGAMEGEDVASSYGNDIIFLFLGGFFIATAMEKWNLHKRIALFIISVIGTSIQRILLGFMVATGFLSMWVSNTAAVMMMIPMGLAITAQVASVLKGKPEEKELPKFEKSLIFGIGYAGTIGGLGTLIGTPPNIILAGQLDELFGVNISFATWMLFAVPVVVFMIFFAWIYIDKLAFKTEIKQLPGGKELIQQERSKLGKTSYEEKMVSVVFLFAAFMWITRDFFWTEDGVMVTIPGISDGMIAVVAAILLFAIPGKKETRILSWKDSRDIPWGVLLLFGGGLAIAAGFTQTGLSDWLGQQLTVLDGLHLFVIISAATLMIMALTEITSNTATATMILPVVGALAVALNIHPFALMIPCALAANCAFMLPVGTPPNAIIFGTGKLKIIEMIKTGFWVNIVATIVIVLCVYYLVPVVWGIDLNTIPDVFLKGN, from the coding sequence ATGAACTATTTAACGTCGACATGGCAGGAACTTTGGAAACAGCATAGACGTACGAAAAGTGTATTAAATGTTTTTGCCATACATAAAAAGGAAGCTGCGAAAAAGGAAGATATAAAGAAGCGGCAAGAAACGGCAGTGAAGGATAATGCCAACCAGGAACAGGGACAGCCTGAAAATTCCGGGAATGAGCCTCCAAAGAAACCTTATTCCCGCGCGCAAATCATTGGTTTTATCTTAGGTCCATTACTGTTTGCTTTAACGATGCTGTTATTTCAGCCGGAAGGATTATCCACAGAAGGAAAAGCTGTACTTGCTATTACGCTGTGGGTTGCAACGTGGTGGATTACAGAGGCGCTGCCTATACCTGCTACCTCCTTGTTACCGCTAATTCTCTTGCCAATTACTGGAGCAATGGAAGGGGAGGACGTAGCTTCTTCCTATGGAAATGATATTATCTTTCTATTTTTAGGCGGTTTCTTTATTGCGACAGCGATGGAAAAATGGAATTTACATAAACGTATTGCCCTTTTTATCATTTCTGTCATTGGAACAAGTATACAACGCATTTTATTAGGGTTTATGGTAGCAACCGGATTCTTATCCATGTGGGTTTCCAATACAGCTGCCGTTATGATGATGATCCCGATGGGGCTGGCAATTACGGCACAAGTAGCAAGTGTCTTAAAAGGAAAACCGGAAGAAAAAGAATTGCCAAAGTTTGAGAAGTCGCTTATTTTTGGGATAGGATATGCTGGAACAATTGGCGGTCTGGGAACATTGATTGGAACCCCTCCAAATATTATTCTGGCAGGGCAGCTGGATGAGTTATTCGGTGTAAATATTTCGTTTGCAACATGGATGCTATTCGCTGTTCCGGTTGTGGTATTCATGATTTTCTTCGCATGGATATATATAGATAAACTTGCATTCAAAACGGAAATAAAACAATTGCCGGGCGGAAAAGAATTAATTCAACAAGAAAGAAGCAAATTAGGCAAGACAAGTTATGAAGAGAAAATGGTATCTGTTGTATTTCTATTTGCAGCATTTATGTGGATTACAAGGGATTTTTTCTGGACAGAAGATGGTGTAATGGTTACTATTCCAGGAATTTCTGACGGGATGATTGCCGTAGTTGCAGCAATATTATTATTTGCGATTCCGGGTAAAAAAGAAACACGTATCCTGTCCTGGAAAGATTCTCGTGATATCCCCTGGGGCGTGCTTTTACTGTTTGGCGGCGGTTTAGCGATTGCAGCAGGGTTTACACAGACAGGTCTATCTGATTGGCTGGGACAACAGTTGACCGTTTTAGACGGCTTACATTTATTCGTCATTATCTCCGCTGCTACCCTGATGATTATGGCGCTGACAGAAATTACGTCTAATACAGCAACAGCGACCATGATTCTGCCAGTCGTCGGTGCATTGGCAGTAGCTTTAAATATACATCCATTTGCACTGATGATTCCATGTGCATTAGCAGCAAACTGTGCCTTTATGCTGCCGGTCGGGACACCACCTAATGCGATTATTTTTGGTACAGGAAAATTGAAGATTATCGAGATGATAAAAACCGGATTCTGGGTGAATATTGTAGCAACAATCGTTATCGTTCTATGTGTTTATTATCTTGTCCCTGTAGTATGGGGAATCGATTTGAATACGATTCCTGATGTGTTTTTGAAAGGGAATTGA
- a CDS encoding response regulator, protein MIHVAIIEDEPLISKFHQKYIEKVDGFCCAGSVETVETGLELAKQPDIDLILLDVYLQQQNGLDLLKQIRAEEINVDVILITSANNQQSLQTGYRYGVVDYLLKPFTFERFQESLLRYRQTVRTTEGKVQQAEVDRLFHPREQPVLKPDDLPKGITKETCRNILTVMKEHEDWLSAAELSAYAQISHVSLRKYLRFFEEQKLLEKNVIYHSFGRPLQQYKLSQAGKDNLRQF, encoded by the coding sequence ATGATACATGTAGCAATCATTGAAGATGAGCCGTTGATTTCTAAGTTTCATCAGAAATATATTGAAAAAGTAGATGGGTTTTGCTGTGCCGGAAGCGTAGAAACGGTAGAGACTGGTTTGGAGCTAGCAAAACAGCCGGATATAGATTTAATCTTACTGGATGTCTATTTACAGCAACAAAATGGGTTGGATTTATTAAAACAAATTCGTGCAGAAGAAATTAATGTGGACGTCATTTTAATTACTTCTGCTAATAATCAACAATCATTGCAAACGGGGTATCGTTATGGCGTAGTGGATTATCTTTTAAAACCATTTACCTTCGAGCGTTTCCAAGAGTCACTTTTACGTTATCGCCAGACGGTAAGAACAACGGAAGGAAAGGTGCAGCAAGCGGAAGTCGATCGTTTATTTCACCCGAGAGAACAGCCAGTGTTAAAACCGGATGACTTACCTAAAGGAATTACAAAAGAGACATGCCGTAATATATTAACGGTTATGAAGGAACACGAAGATTGGCTGTCTGCAGCAGAATTAAGCGCTTATGCACAGATTTCCCATGTTTCATTACGAAAATATTTACGCTTTTTTGAGGAACAAAAGCTGCTTGAAAAGAACGTGATTTATCACAGTTTTGGACGCCCGCTGCAGCAATATAAACTCTCACAGGCAGGAAAAGACAATCTTCGACAATTTTAG
- a CDS encoding ATP-binding protein has product MKKKGMPFMFQMMLFTSGLICLTLLVTGLLIGYNQASETKEALSDKAALSASHFARMPLVMDALENGEADETLHTLTTEIRENNHLQYIVIMDMEGIRLTHPVPDRIGENFAGGDVDDVFEGKHYTSEAVGTLGPSMRAFEPVYNQAGTQIGAVSIGITTEVLHQAVWDSVKVTILGTMVSLGLGLIGSYFLARRLKKTLFDLEPPEIAHMIEEREAMLNSVSEGVIAINTDHEIIIANPSAKGMMERAGCYRDVIGQQIVDVWPELNMGNLLNGQKTVYDKVVHLGNLEMITNSVSFEVDKGHVGALVTFRDRNELDAMMKKLSGVESYAHTLRMQTHEFMNKLHIIGAMVHTESYEELTEYVDSLSKIYQRETGIISAHMDDAAIAGYLLTKLERLEQLQIDVEIQGENKWPSLSDPIMVDRWITIIGNSLENAVDAMVGQEEKKITLLFDRKDGQLLYEICDNGVGFDVEELPSILETGYSTKGLNRGYGMTIMLRAIKAGNGSYHIQSDIGAGVCLQIKMPYEQHEEEGNNTR; this is encoded by the coding sequence CAAATGATGTTATTCACAAGTGGATTAATTTGTTTAACGCTGCTTGTGACTGGTTTGTTGATTGGTTATAATCAAGCATCGGAAACAAAAGAAGCCCTTTCTGACAAAGCTGCTTTAAGTGCCAGTCATTTTGCTCGTATGCCGCTGGTAATGGATGCGCTTGAAAATGGAGAAGCTGATGAAACGCTTCATACGCTTACGACAGAAATTCGAGAAAATAATCATTTACAATATATCGTAATCATGGATATGGAAGGAATCCGGCTGACACACCCTGTTCCAGACCGGATAGGAGAAAATTTTGCAGGAGGAGATGTAGATGATGTATTTGAAGGCAAGCATTATACTTCCGAGGCTGTTGGCACATTAGGTCCCTCGATGCGCGCTTTTGAACCGGTATATAATCAAGCAGGGACTCAAATAGGAGCGGTTTCAATTGGAATTACCACAGAAGTACTCCATCAGGCTGTGTGGGATAGCGTCAAAGTAACGATCTTAGGAACCATGGTAAGCCTCGGCCTTGGGTTAATCGGATCTTATTTTTTAGCTAGAAGGTTGAAAAAAACCCTGTTTGATTTAGAACCTCCGGAGATTGCGCATATGATAGAGGAACGGGAAGCAATGCTTAACAGTGTCAGTGAAGGAGTTATTGCCATCAATACAGACCATGAAATTATTATTGCCAATCCATCAGCAAAAGGGATGATGGAACGCGCCGGCTGTTACAGAGATGTGATTGGTCAACAAATCGTTGACGTTTGGCCGGAACTTAACATGGGGAATTTATTAAACGGGCAAAAAACCGTCTATGATAAAGTAGTTCACTTAGGAAATTTAGAAATGATTACGAACAGTGTGTCTTTTGAAGTAGATAAAGGACATGTTGGCGCACTTGTCACGTTTCGGGACCGGAATGAGCTGGATGCGATGATGAAAAAGCTGTCTGGAGTAGAATCTTATGCACATACACTGCGGATGCAGACACATGAGTTTATGAATAAACTTCATATTATCGGCGCAATGGTTCATACTGAATCCTATGAAGAGCTGACGGAATATGTGGACAGCCTGTCAAAAATCTATCAGCGGGAAACAGGAATCATTTCTGCACATATGGATGATGCAGCTATTGCCGGTTATTTATTGACTAAATTAGAACGTTTAGAGCAACTGCAAATTGATGTAGAGATTCAAGGGGAAAATAAATGGCCGAGTCTTTCTGATCCAATCATGGTGGACCGCTGGATTACGATTATTGGAAACAGCCTGGAAAATGCCGTCGACGCAATGGTAGGGCAAGAAGAAAAAAAGATTACCCTTCTATTTGATAGGAAAGATGGCCAGCTACTTTACGAAATTTGCGATAATGGCGTAGGATTTGATGTGGAAGAATTGCCTTCTATATTAGAAACCGGCTATTCCACAAAGGGATTAAACCGTGGATATGGAATGACGATTATGCTGCGTGCTATAAAAGCGGGGAATGGCAGTTACCATATTCAATCAGATATCGGTGCAGGTGTTTGTTTACAAATAAAAATGCCATATGAACAGCATGAGGAAGAGGGGAATAATACACGATGA